In the genome of Pseudarthrobacter sp. IC2-21, one region contains:
- a CDS encoding NAD(P)-dependent alcohol dehydrogenase yields the protein MTPGRPVPPPLARPALPADTGVPDSGAGLLAAAYGAASADSGLVPLTVARRAPKADDVEIAIEFCGLCHSDVHATRGEWGARNYPLVPGHEIVGTVSRVGSAVEDFVPGDRVGVGCMVDSCRECDSCLDGLEQYCEVGMTGTYGGKDSRNGDAMTQGGYSSSVVVDRRYVLRVPANLDPAAVAPLLCAGITTFSPLRHFDVAEGDVVGVVGLGGLGHMAVKLAKAMGAVVKVFTTSETKVAAALELGADEVILSRDEDAMAAADRSIDLIIDTVAAPHDLNPYFRTLRVDGALFQLGLPAEAMPPVNPRSLMRRLAYAGSMIGGIAETQEMLDFCAEHNVVADIEMVSADQLNEAYHRMVAGDVKYRFVLDTSTLQAPAEEADA from the coding sequence ATGACCCCAGGACGCCCCGTACCGCCACCCCTTGCCCGCCCCGCGCTGCCTGCCGACACCGGTGTGCCCGATTCCGGTGCCGGCCTGCTGGCAGCCGCGTATGGTGCGGCCTCCGCGGACAGCGGGCTGGTGCCCCTCACCGTGGCCCGCCGCGCCCCCAAAGCGGACGACGTGGAGATCGCCATCGAATTCTGTGGACTGTGCCATTCAGACGTGCACGCCACGCGCGGCGAATGGGGCGCCAGGAATTATCCCTTGGTGCCCGGCCACGAGATCGTGGGAACGGTGAGCCGCGTGGGCTCTGCCGTGGAGGATTTCGTGCCGGGCGACCGTGTGGGCGTGGGATGCATGGTTGACTCCTGCCGGGAATGCGATAGCTGCCTGGACGGCCTGGAGCAATACTGCGAAGTGGGCATGACCGGAACCTACGGCGGCAAGGACTCGCGCAACGGTGACGCCATGACCCAGGGCGGCTATTCATCCTCCGTAGTGGTGGACCGCCGCTACGTGCTCAGAGTGCCCGCGAACCTTGACCCCGCCGCCGTCGCGCCGTTGCTCTGCGCTGGAATCACCACCTTCTCACCGCTGCGGCACTTCGACGTGGCGGAAGGTGACGTGGTGGGCGTGGTGGGCCTCGGCGGGCTCGGCCACATGGCCGTGAAACTTGCCAAGGCCATGGGAGCCGTGGTCAAAGTCTTCACCACCTCCGAAACCAAAGTGGCGGCTGCCCTTGAGCTCGGGGCCGACGAGGTCATCCTCTCCCGGGATGAGGACGCCATGGCGGCCGCCGACCGCAGCATCGACCTCATCATCGACACCGTGGCCGCGCCGCATGACCTGAATCCGTATTTCCGCACCCTGCGCGTGGATGGTGCGCTGTTCCAACTGGGGCTGCCGGCGGAGGCAATGCCTCCGGTCAACCCGAGATCGCTGATGCGGCGGCTCGCATATGCCGGCTCAATGATTGGTGGCATAGCCGAGACACAGGAAATGCTGGACTTCTGTGCTGAACACAACGTGGTGGCGGACATCGAAATGGTCTCCGCCGACCAGCTGAATGAGGCCTACCACCGGATGGTGGCGGGCGACGTCAAGTACCGTTTTGTGCTGGACACCAGCACCTTGCAGGCCCCGGCCGAGGAGGCAGACGCATGA
- a CDS encoding Fur family transcriptional regulator, giving the protein MPFGTKADATPSNAPSGVGTNALGRAPSTAGKEQRVTKQRVAVSTALDELDDFVSTQELYRILQGKGVSVSLATAYRILQSLADDGLVDVLRNGEGEAVYRRCAVTVHHHHLLCRNCGKAVEVEAPAVETWAARTAAEHGYTEAAHTVEIFGLCPECTALRAAGNL; this is encoded by the coding sequence ATGCCGTTCGGCACCAAAGCTGATGCGACGCCGTCGAACGCTCCCTCCGGCGTCGGCACCAACGCCCTGGGCAGGGCGCCGTCCACCGCCGGCAAGGAGCAGCGCGTCACCAAGCAGCGCGTGGCGGTCAGCACCGCACTGGACGAACTTGACGATTTCGTCAGCACCCAGGAGCTGTACCGCATCCTGCAGGGCAAGGGCGTCTCGGTGTCGCTGGCAACGGCGTACCGGATTCTGCAGTCACTCGCCGACGACGGCCTGGTGGATGTGCTGCGCAACGGCGAGGGCGAAGCGGTCTACCGGCGCTGTGCAGTGACCGTGCACCATCACCATCTGCTCTGCCGCAACTGTGGCAAGGCTGTAGAGGTGGAGGCACCGGCGGTGGAAACCTGGGCGGCCAGGACCGCCGCGGAACATGGCTACACCGAGGCCGCGCACACCGTGGAGATCTTCGGTCTCTGCCCCGAATGCACTGCCCTGAGGGCCGCCGGCAATCTCTGA
- a CDS encoding MBL fold metallo-hydrolase, with protein sequence MKLTKYTHACIRLEKDGKVLVLDPGTFSESAEALDGAHAVLITHEHPDHVDVPAMTRALEAPADLAVFAPAGVAATLQEEAPQAAERIHPVEPGSTFDAAGFEVRSFGGQHALIHPQIPLVANIGYLVDGNVYHPGDSFIVPDGLSVRTLLVPIHAPWSKAAEVVDFVVSVRAPRAFQIHDGLLNETGLKMVEGHVSRLGGKYGTKFAHLAPRESVEV encoded by the coding sequence ATGAAGCTGACAAAGTACACGCATGCCTGTATCCGGCTCGAGAAGGATGGAAAGGTCCTGGTCCTTGATCCGGGCACATTCTCTGAGTCAGCCGAGGCCTTGGACGGCGCGCACGCCGTGCTGATCACCCATGAGCATCCGGACCATGTGGACGTCCCGGCCATGACCCGGGCGCTGGAAGCCCCGGCCGACCTGGCCGTTTTCGCTCCGGCCGGCGTTGCCGCAACGCTGCAGGAGGAAGCACCGCAGGCTGCCGAGCGGATCCATCCGGTGGAACCTGGCTCTACGTTTGATGCCGCCGGCTTCGAGGTTCGCAGCTTCGGCGGCCAGCACGCGCTGATCCACCCGCAGATCCCCCTCGTGGCCAATATCGGTTACCTGGTGGACGGGAATGTCTACCATCCGGGGGATTCGTTCATTGTCCCGGACGGACTCAGTGTCCGGACCCTCCTGGTCCCCATCCACGCGCCGTGGAGCAAAGCGGCCGAGGTGGTGGATTTTGTTGTCAGCGTCCGGGCTCCGCGGGCCTTCCAGATTCATGACGGCCTCTTGAACGAGACGGGCCTGAAAATGGTCGAAGGGCACGTTTCCCGGTTGGGTGGGAAATATGGCACCAAGTTCGCGCACCTTGCGCCGCGGGAATCGGTGGAGGTTTAG
- a CDS encoding hemolysin family protein, with product MSDWAGLAWLAVLLLGNAFFVGAEFAVMSARRSQIEPLADAGSKRAQTTLRAMENVSLMLACAQLGITVCSLLILQVAEPAIHHLMAAPLEAVGLPVEAADVAAFAIALMVVTFLHVTFGEMVPKNISVSVADKAALLLAPPLMFVARLVNPVIFALNWTANHILKLLRIEPKDEVTSSFTLEEVQSIVQESTRHGLVDDDAGLITGALEFSEYTAEDIMVPVEKLVMLKESTTPVEFEKAVSRTGFSRFPMVDEDGMLSGYLHVKDVLSIPDEDYQHPIAESRIRSLANLSLGDEVETAMSVMQRTGSHLARVIGADGQTHGVLFLEDVIEQLVGEIRDATQATGIRRLGQPNGT from the coding sequence ATGAGTGACTGGGCAGGCCTCGCCTGGCTGGCGGTCCTCCTGCTGGGCAACGCGTTCTTCGTCGGTGCCGAATTCGCGGTGATGTCCGCGAGGCGCAGCCAGATCGAACCTCTCGCGGACGCCGGTTCGAAACGGGCGCAAACCACGTTGCGGGCCATGGAAAATGTCTCGCTGATGCTGGCATGTGCGCAGTTGGGCATCACCGTCTGTTCACTGCTGATCCTGCAGGTGGCCGAACCCGCCATCCACCACCTGATGGCTGCGCCGCTCGAAGCGGTAGGGCTGCCGGTCGAGGCGGCCGATGTGGCGGCGTTTGCCATCGCCCTGATGGTGGTGACCTTCCTGCACGTGACGTTCGGGGAGATGGTGCCGAAGAACATCTCCGTCTCGGTGGCGGACAAGGCGGCCTTGCTGCTCGCGCCGCCGCTGATGTTTGTGGCCCGCCTGGTGAACCCGGTCATTTTCGCGCTGAACTGGACCGCCAACCATATCCTCAAACTCCTGCGGATTGAGCCCAAGGACGAGGTGACTTCTTCCTTCACCCTCGAAGAGGTCCAGTCGATCGTGCAGGAATCCACCCGCCACGGGCTGGTGGATGACGACGCAGGGCTCATCACGGGTGCGCTGGAGTTCTCCGAATATACGGCGGAGGACATTATGGTCCCGGTGGAGAAACTGGTCATGCTGAAGGAGAGCACCACCCCGGTGGAGTTTGAAAAGGCTGTCAGCCGGACCGGTTTCTCCAGGTTCCCGATGGTGGACGAGGACGGCATGCTGTCCGGCTACCTGCACGTCAAGGACGTGCTCTCCATTCCGGACGAGGACTACCAGCACCCGATTGCGGAGAGCAGGATCCGCTCCCTGGCGAACCTGTCCTTGGGCGATGAGGTTGAAACGGCCATGTCGGTCATGCAACGGACCGGTTCGCACCTCGCCCGGGTCATCGGCGCAGACGGCCAGACCCACGGTGTGCTGTTCCTGGAAGACGTTATTGAACAGCTTGTGGGGGAGATCCGGGACGCCACCCAAGCCACCGGAATCAGGCGGCTCGGCCAACCGAACGGCACTTAA
- a CDS encoding metal ABC transporter solute-binding protein, Zn/Mn family, producing MRHPAAIRTSLAALAGLSLVLTACGAGGGAPSKSQGSADSPGVINVVASTNVYGDIAGAIGGDKVNVTAIITKASQDPHSYEATAQDRLAISKAELVIENGGGYDAFLHKMADDSNIGHNNILTAVDVSGLAPEEGHTGSAAATDAHDHQHGAFNEHVWYSPDAMVKLADSLAARMGELEPGSAAEFNANSAAFKSGVDGLNARLAALKAKIDGAPVAVTEPVPLYLLEAAGLKNSTPEEYTAAIEEGSDVPPAVLKAATELAGSKDIRFLAYNDQTDGPQTEVLKKAAQAAGVPVLDFSETLPEGKTYLQWMTDNVDNISKVLEKNR from the coding sequence GTGCGCCACCCCGCAGCCATCCGAACGTCACTTGCCGCGCTCGCGGGCCTCAGCCTTGTGCTGACGGCGTGCGGGGCCGGTGGCGGCGCACCGTCGAAGTCCCAGGGCTCTGCTGACTCGCCAGGCGTGATCAACGTTGTGGCGTCAACCAACGTATACGGCGACATTGCCGGTGCAATCGGCGGCGACAAAGTGAACGTCACCGCCATCATCACCAAGGCCAGCCAAGACCCGCATTCCTATGAAGCCACAGCTCAGGACCGGCTGGCGATCTCCAAAGCGGAATTGGTCATCGAGAACGGCGGCGGCTACGACGCATTCCTCCACAAGATGGCCGATGACAGCAATATCGGGCACAACAACATCCTCACGGCAGTGGACGTGTCCGGCCTGGCCCCGGAAGAGGGCCACACCGGGTCGGCCGCGGCTACCGACGCTCACGACCATCAGCACGGTGCGTTCAATGAGCACGTCTGGTACAGCCCGGACGCCATGGTCAAGCTGGCAGATTCCCTGGCAGCCCGAATGGGCGAACTGGAGCCCGGATCTGCCGCTGAGTTCAACGCCAACTCGGCAGCCTTCAAATCCGGCGTGGACGGACTGAACGCCAGGCTCGCCGCGCTTAAGGCCAAAATCGACGGTGCACCGGTGGCGGTGACGGAGCCGGTACCTCTGTATCTCCTCGAAGCTGCGGGGCTGAAGAACAGCACCCCGGAAGAGTACACCGCGGCCATTGAAGAAGGCTCCGACGTACCGCCCGCAGTGCTGAAGGCAGCCACCGAACTGGCAGGATCCAAAGACATCAGGTTCCTTGCGTACAACGATCAGACAGACGGTCCCCAGACGGAAGTCCTGAAGAAGGCTGCCCAGGCGGCCGGGGTCCCGGTGCTGGATTTCAGTGAGACCCTGCCTGAAGGCAAGACGTACCTGCAGTGGATGACGGACAATGTGGACAACATCAGCAAAGTTTTGGAGAAAAATAGGTGA
- a CDS encoding sulfurtransferase — MPNSAEVLMDVPGLHSLLDADRHVVLLDVRWSLGDPNGRQHYLEGHLPGAVFVDLDTELAAPPAPARGRHPLPRASQFQASARRWGISAGDVVVAYDNSGNLAAARAWWMLRSAGFPDAYLLDGGLAAWQRAALPLESGPVDPVPGDVSFTGTSMPAVDLAAAAGWPGTGILLDARAGERYRGEVEPVDPRAGHIPGAVSAPTAENLDEAGRFLPAAELRRRFQDLGIREDVPVAVYCGSGVTAAHEVAALEIAGFRAALYPGSFSEWSNNPDLPVATGAAPGRPART; from the coding sequence ATGCCGAACAGCGCAGAGGTCTTGATGGACGTTCCGGGCCTGCATTCCCTGCTGGACGCGGACCGGCATGTGGTTCTGCTCGATGTCCGATGGTCCCTGGGGGACCCGAATGGCCGGCAACACTACCTTGAGGGGCACCTTCCCGGTGCTGTTTTTGTGGACCTGGACACGGAGCTTGCAGCACCTCCGGCTCCGGCGCGCGGCCGGCACCCCCTGCCGCGGGCGTCGCAATTCCAAGCCAGCGCCAGGCGCTGGGGAATCAGCGCCGGTGACGTGGTGGTGGCGTACGACAACAGCGGCAATCTGGCCGCAGCCCGTGCCTGGTGGATGCTGCGCAGTGCGGGCTTTCCGGACGCTTACCTGCTCGACGGCGGTCTGGCTGCCTGGCAGCGCGCCGCGCTTCCGCTGGAATCCGGCCCTGTTGATCCGGTGCCAGGGGATGTTTCCTTTACGGGGACGAGCATGCCGGCGGTAGATCTTGCCGCAGCGGCGGGCTGGCCCGGCACCGGCATCCTGCTGGACGCCCGGGCCGGCGAGCGGTACCGCGGCGAGGTGGAACCCGTGGATCCGCGGGCGGGGCACATTCCGGGTGCCGTGTCCGCTCCCACCGCCGAGAACCTGGACGAAGCCGGGCGCTTCCTACCGGCGGCCGAGCTGCGGCGGCGATTCCAGGACCTTGGAATCCGGGAGGACGTCCCGGTAGCCGTCTATTGCGGTTCCGGGGTAACGGCCGCCCACGAGGTGGCCGCCCTGGAAATCGCAGGATTCCGCGCCGCCCTCTATCCGGGGTCCTTTTCGGAATGGTCGAACAATCCCGATCTCCCGGTGGCAACTGGAGCGGCCCCGGGGAGGCCGGCCCGAACGTAA
- a CDS encoding hemolysin family protein, protein MEWLLLAAGLLLIAGTGFFVAVEFSLIALDQATVQKAIDNGDTGAVPLLKCLKSLSTQLSSCQLGITLTTLLTGYVMEPSVGRLLEGPLAAVGIPDVAAASISLIIAMVLATLLSMLLGELVPKNMAIALSFPLGKALARPQLIFTAIFKPAIVVLNGFSNKVLNVFGLEAKEEISGARTPAELASLVRRSAAMGTLDAGTANFVARTLNFSARTAADVMTPRIRVETIDADQPVSDILDAARRTGYSRFPVIGESADDIRGLVHVKKAVAVPWDRRAKLEAGAIMTDVLRVPETIHLDALLAELREGNLQLAVVLDEYGGTAGITTLEDLVEEIVGEVADEHDKVRPGLLQSASGDWYFPGLLRPDELFEQIPGLAVPDEAAYETVGGYVMSQLGRIAAVGDTVPVGGGTLSVTRMDGRRIERICFHPIAPEAGHPDDRSTS, encoded by the coding sequence ATGGAGTGGCTACTCCTCGCGGCAGGCCTCCTGCTGATTGCCGGCACCGGATTTTTTGTCGCCGTCGAATTTTCCCTGATTGCCCTTGACCAGGCCACCGTGCAAAAGGCGATCGATAACGGTGACACCGGTGCCGTTCCGTTGCTCAAGTGCCTGAAATCCCTTTCCACCCAGCTCTCCAGCTGCCAGCTCGGCATTACCCTCACCACACTGCTTACGGGCTACGTGATGGAACCGTCGGTGGGACGACTCCTTGAAGGCCCGCTGGCCGCCGTCGGCATTCCCGACGTCGCTGCTGCCTCCATTTCCCTGATCATTGCCATGGTGCTGGCCACCCTGCTGTCCATGCTCCTGGGCGAACTCGTGCCCAAGAACATGGCCATCGCGCTGTCCTTCCCGCTTGGAAAGGCGCTGGCGCGGCCGCAGCTGATTTTTACGGCCATCTTCAAGCCCGCCATCGTGGTGCTGAACGGCTTTTCCAACAAGGTCCTCAATGTCTTCGGCCTTGAGGCCAAGGAAGAGATTTCCGGTGCGCGGACCCCGGCGGAGCTTGCCTCCCTGGTGCGGCGTTCCGCCGCCATGGGAACGCTCGACGCCGGGACGGCGAACTTCGTGGCGCGTACCCTGAACTTCTCGGCCCGGACCGCCGCCGACGTCATGACCCCCCGTATCCGGGTGGAAACCATCGACGCCGATCAGCCGGTTTCGGACATCCTGGACGCCGCACGGCGCACGGGGTACTCCCGCTTTCCGGTGATCGGCGAGTCCGCCGACGACATCAGGGGCCTGGTCCACGTCAAGAAGGCCGTTGCCGTGCCGTGGGACCGGCGCGCCAAGCTGGAGGCCGGCGCCATCATGACGGATGTCCTCAGGGTGCCCGAAACCATCCACCTTGATGCGCTCCTGGCCGAGCTGCGGGAAGGGAACCTGCAACTCGCCGTCGTCCTCGATGAATACGGCGGAACCGCCGGCATCACCACCCTTGAAGACCTCGTGGAGGAAATCGTGGGGGAGGTGGCCGACGAGCACGACAAAGTGCGGCCGGGACTGCTGCAGAGCGCCTCGGGGGACTGGTATTTCCCGGGTCTGCTGCGGCCCGACGAACTCTTCGAACAGATTCCCGGACTCGCGGTCCCGGATGAAGCCGCTTATGAGACCGTGGGCGGGTATGTCATGAGCCAGCTGGGGCGCATCGCTGCCGTGGGGGATACCGTCCCGGTCGGTGGTGGCACGCTGAGCGTGACCCGGATGGACGGCCGGCGGATCGAACGGATCTGCTTCCACCCCATTGCTCCTGAAGCTGGGCACCCGGATGACAGGAGTACCTCATGA
- a CDS encoding metal ABC transporter permease encodes MDADSIIAAIFSFDNYGELLALVQNSIWAGAVLGLLGGLMGTFVMKRDLAFAVHGISELSFAGAAFALLIGADIVFGSLIGSVAAALLLGLMGVRARDKNSIIGVIMPFGLGLGILFLSLYQGRAANKFGLLTGQIVSVDTVQLQVLAGAAVVVIAALVLIWRPLNFASVDPELAEARGVPVRTLGIVFMVLLGVSVALSIQVVGALLVLALLITPAAAALRVTSSPVVLVVLSVIFAVTATVGGILLALGGRIPISPYVTTLSFLIYVVCRIIGGVRANKGINGRLVRAA; translated from the coding sequence ATGGACGCTGACAGCATCATCGCCGCCATCTTCAGTTTCGATAACTACGGCGAACTCCTGGCACTCGTCCAGAACTCGATCTGGGCGGGCGCCGTCCTGGGGCTGCTCGGTGGCCTGATGGGAACCTTCGTGATGAAGCGGGACCTGGCCTTCGCCGTCCACGGCATCTCCGAACTCTCCTTCGCCGGCGCGGCCTTTGCCCTGCTGATCGGCGCCGACATTGTGTTCGGTTCCCTGATCGGCTCGGTGGCGGCGGCTCTGCTCCTGGGCCTGATGGGGGTCAGGGCGCGGGACAAAAACTCCATCATCGGCGTGATCATGCCCTTCGGCCTGGGCCTGGGGATTCTGTTCCTTTCCCTTTACCAGGGCCGCGCCGCCAACAAATTCGGCCTGCTGACCGGACAAATCGTCTCGGTCGATACAGTTCAGCTGCAGGTCCTCGCCGGCGCTGCCGTGGTGGTCATCGCGGCTCTGGTGCTCATTTGGCGGCCGCTGAACTTCGCCAGTGTGGACCCGGAACTGGCCGAGGCCCGCGGCGTGCCCGTCCGGACCCTGGGAATCGTCTTTATGGTGCTGCTGGGTGTGAGCGTTGCGCTGTCCATCCAGGTGGTGGGGGCGCTACTGGTGCTGGCGTTGCTCATTACACCGGCGGCGGCCGCACTGCGGGTGACGTCCTCGCCCGTGGTCCTGGTGGTCCTGAGCGTCATCTTTGCCGTCACGGCCACGGTGGGCGGGATCCTGCTTGCCCTGGGCGGACGCATCCCGATCAGCCCCTATGTCACCACCCTGTCATTCCTGATCTACGTGGTGTGCCGGATTATCGGCGGCGTCCGTGCCAACAAGGGGATCAACGGGCGGTTGGTGCGCGCCGCCTGA
- a CDS encoding HIT family protein — protein MSTLFTKIINGEIPGRFVWREPDVVAFLTTGPLADGHTLVVPTEEVDRWTDAAPETLGKVMEVARRIGAVQLDIFPAERAGLIVAGYEINHMHVHVWPSRSMADFDFASVDHNPDPAVLDANAEKLRAGLRAAGYGDFVPES, from the coding sequence ATGAGCACCCTGTTCACGAAGATCATCAATGGCGAGATCCCCGGACGCTTCGTCTGGCGCGAGCCGGACGTCGTGGCGTTCCTGACCACAGGCCCGCTGGCGGACGGACACACACTGGTGGTTCCCACCGAAGAGGTGGACCGCTGGACCGACGCCGCACCGGAAACCCTCGGGAAGGTCATGGAAGTGGCCCGGCGGATCGGTGCCGTCCAGCTGGACATTTTCCCGGCCGAGCGGGCCGGCCTGATTGTTGCAGGCTACGAGATCAACCACATGCACGTCCATGTGTGGCCGTCGCGGAGCATGGCCGACTTCGACTTCGCCTCCGTGGATCACAACCCGGACCCGGCCGTTCTGGACGCCAACGCGGAGAAGCTGCGTGCGGGGCTCCGGGCGGCCGGCTACGGGGACTTCGTTCCCGAAAGCTAG
- a CDS encoding metal ABC transporter ATP-binding protein produces the protein MSLRGASLQFGKRTLWEDLDLDIRPGEFFAVLGPNGSGKTSFLKVLLGLQRLQAGTATLGDRPVERGSSLIGYIPQQKSFAPDTPMRARDLVGLGVDGHRWGVRLGASRVNRRIDELLDLVGATDYAKVPVGQLSGGEQQRLRVAQALATDPKVLLCDEPLLSLDLHHQQAVSALINKQCHEQNSAVVFVTHEINPVIDYVDRVLYLAGGRFMVGTPEEVMTTEVLSELYGSHVEVIHANGRIVVVGLPDATTHHHDDVHATAGEVA, from the coding sequence GTGAGCCTCCGCGGGGCGTCCCTGCAGTTCGGCAAACGCACGCTCTGGGAGGATCTCGACCTGGACATCAGGCCCGGCGAGTTCTTCGCCGTGCTGGGCCCCAACGGCAGTGGAAAGACGAGCTTCCTGAAGGTTCTCCTGGGCCTTCAACGCCTGCAGGCCGGCACTGCCACCCTGGGGGACCGGCCGGTGGAACGCGGAAGCAGCCTGATCGGCTACATCCCGCAGCAGAAATCGTTCGCGCCGGACACGCCTATGCGGGCCCGCGACTTGGTGGGGCTCGGGGTGGACGGCCACCGCTGGGGCGTTCGCCTGGGCGCGTCCCGGGTCAACCGTCGGATCGATGAGCTCCTTGACCTCGTCGGGGCAACTGACTACGCCAAGGTACCCGTCGGACAGCTCTCCGGCGGCGAGCAGCAGCGCCTCCGCGTGGCCCAGGCCCTGGCCACCGATCCCAAGGTCCTCCTGTGCGACGAGCCGCTGCTGTCACTGGACCTGCACCACCAGCAGGCCGTCAGTGCCCTGATCAACAAGCAATGCCATGAGCAGAACAGTGCCGTGGTCTTCGTGACCCATGAAATCAACCCGGTCATCGACTACGTTGACCGGGTGCTGTACCTGGCTGGGGGCCGCTTCATGGTGGGAACCCCGGAGGAGGTCATGACCACGGAGGTCCTCTCGGAACTCTATGGCAGCCACGTGGAAGTCATCCACGCGAACGGACGCATCGTCGTCGTCGGACTCCCGGACGCCACCACCCACCACCACGACGATGTCCATGCAACGGCGGGGGAGGTGGCCTGA